In one Nitrososphaera viennensis EN76 genomic region, the following are encoded:
- a CDS encoding AbrB/MazE/SpoVT family DNA-binding domain-containing protein produces the protein MVGDKEYSKWQVVIPPETVEKLGWKEGQELDEQVQGHKLILSPVPDNKDMVELARQSMLAKHRKPIGEA, from the coding sequence GTGGTTGGCGACAAAGAATACTCGAAATGGCAGGTGGTAATTCCGCCTGAAACCGTAGAAAAACTGGGCTGGAAAGAGGGTCAGGAGCTAGACGAGCAAGTGCAAGGCCACAAGCTCATACTATCTCCTGTGCCCGATAACAAAGACATGGTTGAACTTGCGCGTCAATCTATGTTGGCGAAGCACAGAAAACCAATTGGTGAAGCATAA
- a CDS encoding DDE-type integrase/transposase/recombinase: MKIKGNTKYLYALMDDETRFWIAQQVADTKYTQDVRPLFKEGKDIAGKKPATIISDGAGNFHNAYQKEFWTHTLPRTQHIKHIPFKGDMNNNKMERFNGEIRDREKVMRGLKKQDTVVLKGYQLYHNYFRPHEALKGITPAEAAGIAVQGENKWITVIQNAVKADN, encoded by the coding sequence CTGAAAATCAAGGGAAACACGAAGTACCTTTATGCCCTCATGGACGACGAAACACGCTTTTGGATAGCGCAACAGGTAGCCGATACAAAATACACTCAAGATGTTAGGCCATTGTTCAAGGAAGGCAAAGACATTGCAGGCAAAAAGCCAGCGACTATCATATCTGACGGCGCGGGCAACTTCCACAACGCGTACCAAAAGGAGTTCTGGACTCACACACTACCGCGTACACAGCACATCAAGCACATCCCCTTCAAGGGCGACATGAACAACAACAAGATGGAGAGGTTTAACGGTGAAATCCGTGACCGTGAGAAAGTCATGCGCGGGTTGAAAAAGCAGGATACCGTCGTACTGAAGGGATACCAACTCTATCACAATTATTTTCGCCCGCATGAAGCGTTGAAAGGGATAACACCAGCGGAAGCGGCAGGGATAGCCGTTCAGGGAGAAAACAAATGGATAACGGTAATCCAAAACGCGGTAAAAGCAGACAATTAG
- a CDS encoding V4R domain-containing protein, whose translation MPDGSADPLSVGSAENPFYHFSQKTKVIEDSAFNCRAILVNERFWNKIRSSILDLLKDAGPLVIYELGLECGFDMGFQGKTRAKTKGNAIDLFTYYVMMSGWGRFEVSELKLKDATPPRKATVKVYDSFFAKAAKSQTGNPSCFFLSGLLAGLAEGAFSTGYNCLETKCIAAGDDHCEFVLTRRPGD comes from the coding sequence ATGCCGGACGGGTCCGCTGACCCCCTTAGTGTAGGCTCTGCAGAAAATCCTTTCTACCACTTTTCCCAAAAAACCAAAGTCATTGAGGATTCCGCGTTTAATTGCAGGGCAATACTGGTAAACGAAAGGTTCTGGAACAAGATAAGGTCCTCCATCCTGGACCTGCTAAAAGACGCCGGGCCCCTGGTGATATACGAGCTCGGGCTGGAATGCGGCTTTGACATGGGATTTCAGGGCAAGACCCGGGCCAAAACCAAAGGAAACGCCATTGACCTCTTTACGTACTATGTCATGATGTCTGGCTGGGGCCGGTTCGAGGTATCCGAGTTGAAACTAAAGGACGCGACGCCCCCGCGCAAGGCCACCGTCAAAGTCTATGATAGTTTCTTTGCAAAGGCGGCCAAAAGCCAGACCGGCAACCCAAGCTGTTTCTTCCTGTCCGGGCTGCTTGCAGGGCTGGCAGAAGGGGCGTTTTCAACAGGCTACAACTGTCTGGAAACCAAGTGCATAGCTGCAGGCGACGACCACTGCGAGTTTGTCCTTACGAGAAGGCCCGGCGACTAG
- a CDS encoding Lrp/AsnC family transcriptional regulator, translating into MQSPIALSEIDRKILKSLVAPNGGASSKTMSEQLGIPQTTLQRRRKRLEEFTSKHCFLDLSKFGWRKVDFLLSTNSGKTMDIAKILLQRDEVMYVSRNIGERTIDLRVKTIVRTNAEIASLLEMIKGIEGVRDAVWTETVQVIGKKDQIPDSILAQL; encoded by the coding sequence ATGCAATCTCCTATAGCTCTAAGCGAAATAGACCGCAAGATCCTGAAAAGTCTGGTTGCCCCAAATGGCGGGGCATCCTCAAAAACAATGTCAGAGCAACTGGGGATTCCGCAAACGACCTTGCAGCGGCGAAGAAAGAGGCTGGAGGAGTTTACCAGCAAGCATTGTTTTCTCGACCTGAGCAAGTTCGGGTGGAGAAAGGTGGACTTTCTCCTTTCAACCAACAGCGGCAAGACGATGGACATTGCCAAGATTCTGCTTCAGAGAGACGAGGTCATGTACGTAAGCAGGAACATTGGCGAGCGCACGATAGACCTGAGGGTCAAGACAATAGTCAGGACAAACGCAGAGATAGCAAGCCTTCTTGAGATGATAAAGGGCATCGAAGGGGTCAGGGACGCCGTGTGGACGGAAACCGTCCAGGTCATCGGAAAGAAAGACCAGATCCCGGATTCCATCTTGGCGCAACTATAG
- a CDS encoding NAD(P)-binding domain-containing protein has protein sequence MHESNNNGHDKKILVIGLGQIGYSNAEYLHSLGLRVDGFDISQKAVERAINDGIIDKKASSFAGYDYYLICISTHQPNDMFTPYLDGIMEVAYRIATEGKQGALVGIDSTIPKGTSRKVLALLNHKMHVVHVPHRYYGPEKQDHGVNQTRVLGGCEPCCIAEGKKFYGQVLRIPLHEVSSIEVAEMSKIVENAYRFVEIAFAEELRMVSDSAGIDFNELRNAVNTKWNIKVLEAREGIGGHCLPKDSEMFLSVAKNALDSSIVSAAKMVDHKYRFYLSQKPIAPPVELGKATAEL, from the coding sequence ATGCATGAGAGCAACAACAACGGTCACGACAAAAAGATACTCGTCATAGGTCTTGGGCAAATAGGGTACAGCAACGCAGAATACCTGCACTCGCTTGGGTTGCGCGTGGACGGCTTTGACATCTCTCAAAAGGCAGTCGAGCGCGCCATCAACGACGGCATAATCGACAAAAAAGCCTCCAGCTTTGCCGGTTACGACTATTACCTGATATGCATCTCCACCCACCAGCCAAACGACATGTTCACGCCATACCTTGACGGCATAATGGAAGTCGCGTACAGGATAGCGACGGAAGGCAAGCAGGGCGCGCTCGTGGGAATCGACAGCACCATCCCGAAGGGGACTTCCAGAAAGGTGCTTGCGCTCTTGAACCACAAGATGCACGTGGTGCACGTGCCGCACAGGTACTATGGCCCTGAAAAGCAGGACCACGGCGTGAACCAGACGCGCGTCCTGGGCGGATGCGAGCCCTGCTGCATCGCAGAAGGGAAAAAGTTCTACGGCCAGGTGCTGCGCATACCGCTCCATGAGGTGAGCTCCATCGAGGTGGCCGAGATGTCCAAGATAGTGGAAAACGCGTACCGCTTTGTGGAAATCGCCTTTGCAGAAGAGCTGAGGATGGTGAGCGACTCTGCGGGCATCGACTTTAACGAATTGAGGAATGCCGTAAACACAAAGTGGAACATCAAGGTCCTGGAGGCCCGGGAAGGGATTGGCGGGCACTGCCTCCCAAAGGACAGCGAGATGTTCCTGTCAGTGGCCAAGAACGCGCTGGATTCAAGCATCGTGTCTGCTGCCAAGATGGTCGACCACAAGTACAGGTTCTATCTGAGCCAAAAGCCGATAGCTCCCCCGGTAGAACTGGGCAAGGCTACTGCAGAGCTGTAG
- a CDS encoding winged helix-turn-helix domain-containing protein: protein MYMKNRSRDEILMEILSGLDEPESRTAIMYKSRLSYAQLQFYHKYLLEKKLIREEDRRWVSTDKGKAFLKASLAASQILNDDSSG, encoded by the coding sequence ATGTACATGAAAAACCGCAGCAGAGATGAAATACTGATGGAGATCCTTTCCGGTCTCGACGAACCCGAGAGTAGGACTGCGATAATGTACAAATCCCGCCTCAGTTACGCTCAACTGCAGTTCTACCACAAGTACCTTCTTGAAAAGAAGCTCATACGGGAAGAAGACAGAAGGTGGGTCTCGACGGACAAGGGCAAGGCCTTCCTCAAGGCGTCCTTGGCGGCCAGCCAGATCCTGAACGACGATAGCAGCGGCTAG
- a CDS encoding Lrp/AsnC family transcriptional regulator codes for MKRENDSSAILKNPFVDQGMLEGREEDVAEMIKHETSPFKKTSRDEILAEFREMGVTDNVFSSVPTNTLARLLENIKTAATEQRYPKVHSGSPGSPPILSTVDKKILKALLSSTGGVSSLTLSKELDIPLSTVQRRRKRLEANLLEMSYTLKVERFGWRTATLFISTRNGMTAAVGKEILSLSDGVKSVNRILGENSADLMVEIIFRNNAELLNMVEKMKSINGVGNVFWIELIEPMGKNTDFAERVIESD; via the coding sequence ATGAAGCGTGAAAACGACTCGTCGGCGATCCTAAAAAACCCTTTCGTGGACCAGGGTATGCTGGAGGGTCGCGAGGAGGATGTCGCTGAAATGATAAAACACGAGACTTCGCCGTTCAAAAAGACTTCTAGGGATGAGATCCTTGCCGAATTCCGGGAAATGGGCGTCACAGACAACGTATTCAGTTCTGTGCCTACGAATACGCTGGCACGCCTGCTGGAAAACATCAAAACAGCCGCTACTGAGCAAAGGTATCCCAAAGTCCACAGCGGCAGCCCTGGCAGCCCACCAATACTTTCTACGGTCGACAAGAAAATCCTAAAAGCGCTGCTTTCGTCCACGGGCGGCGTGTCGTCGCTCACACTCTCAAAAGAGCTGGACATACCGCTCAGCACGGTGCAGCGCAGGCGCAAGAGGCTGGAGGCCAACCTCCTTGAAATGTCCTACACGCTAAAAGTGGAAAGGTTCGGGTGGAGGACTGCCACCCTGTTCATCTCTACCAGGAACGGGATGACTGCTGCTGTGGGGAAGGAGATACTGTCGCTGTCAGATGGCGTCAAGTCCGTCAACCGCATCCTCGGCGAGAACTCGGCCGACCTGATGGTAGAGATAATCTTCCGGAACAACGCCGAGCTGCTCAACATGGTGGAAAAAATGAAGTCGATAAATGGCGTCGGAAACGTATTCTGGATAGAGCTTATTGAGCCGATGGGCAAAAACACCGATTTTGCAGAACGCGTTATTGAATCCGACTGA
- a CDS encoding Lrp/AsnC family transcriptional regulator, with the protein MIVQHEAHVEPSSRFEILENLEKLGVNPEMLDQLSIPALNHLLKTLQKAASSGPAQSRPGRRKSHELSRVVSPADKKILKALLSSTGGVSSLTLSKELDIPLSTVQRRRKRLEANLLEMSYTLKVERFGWRTATLFISTRNGMTAAVGKEILSWKDSVSCVSRTMGENSIDLKADIVFKDNEELVETIGRIKAIEGVEKVSWSEQIRAVGHNSNLISYILDKI; encoded by the coding sequence TTGATAGTCCAGCACGAGGCCCATGTCGAGCCAAGCTCGAGATTCGAGATACTAGAGAACCTCGAAAAACTTGGCGTAAACCCCGAGATGCTTGACCAGTTGTCAATTCCTGCGCTGAACCACCTGCTAAAGACGCTCCAGAAGGCAGCAAGTTCCGGCCCGGCCCAGAGCAGGCCGGGAAGGCGCAAGTCGCACGAACTTTCCCGCGTAGTCTCCCCTGCAGACAAGAAAATCCTAAAAGCGCTGCTTTCGTCCACGGGCGGCGTGTCGTCGCTCACACTCTCAAAAGAGCTGGACATACCGCTCAGCACGGTGCAGCGCAGGCGCAAGAGGCTGGAGGCCAACCTCCTTGAAATGTCCTACACGCTAAAAGTGGAAAGGTTCGGGTGGAGGACTGCCACCCTGTTCATCTCTACCAGGAACGGGATGACTGCTGCTGTGGGGAAGGAGATACTGTCCTGGAAGGACAGCGTTTCATGCGTCAGCCGCACGATGGGCGAGAACTCCATCGACCTCAAAGCAGACATTGTATTCAAGGACAACGAAGAGCTGGTAGAAACGATAGGGCGCATCAAGGCCATAGAAGGGGTCGAAAAAGTATCATGGAGCGAGCAGATCAGGGCAGTAGGCCACAACAGCAATTTGATATCGTACATCCTTGACAAGATATGA
- the glmS gene encoding glutamine--fructose-6-phosphate transaminase (isomerizing), with protein MCSILGYRGSKDAASLLVNGLKLMEYRGYDSVGIATLHDDKIDIAKGVGRVVEVSKNLSMESMQGTIGVGHTRWATHGGVTDSNAHPHTSCDGKVAVVHNGIIENYKELKDELIAAGHVFKSQTDSEVIAHLFEGAKGDARQAMLSVCSRLRGSYAFVAVFKDGTIAGARWEEPLIVGIADSEYFLSSDVLGFIKFTDKAVFLENGDIVIIDGSKDLQLYDVEGKPVSRAVSPIAWELGAADKGIYAHHTLKEINEQGKTITGALAANHQKLGEFAGIISGAKHVYLTGSGTSSHAAMVGKQLFSKYAKIKSDVIISSEFQYALDMIDSGSVLIAISQSGESADVLQSVKNARQRGAKILSIVNVSTSSLARASDLFLDIGCGPEIGVAATKSFTAQLAVLYSIAGQLSSSENKEIFQGCDIAPAIDKALALYPAVARVAEVLSTVNDIYLLGRFLHYPIALEGALKLKELVYVHAEGIAAGELKHGPLALMDKGTLVILINPTDNTFMDTLSNAHEMKARGATIVGVSDQNNELYDYWIQLPKVQDVFYPLVEAIPLQILAYCMAVGKKVDPDYPRNLAKSVTVK; from the coding sequence ATGTGCTCCATACTAGGATACAGAGGAAGCAAGGACGCCGCTTCGTTGCTCGTAAACGGCCTCAAGCTCATGGAATACCGCGGGTACGATAGCGTCGGGATAGCGACTCTCCATGATGACAAGATAGACATTGCAAAAGGCGTCGGCAGGGTCGTCGAAGTCAGCAAGAACCTCTCCATGGAAAGCATGCAGGGCACGATAGGCGTGGGGCACACCAGGTGGGCCACCCACGGCGGGGTGACGGACAGCAACGCGCACCCGCACACGTCCTGCGATGGCAAAGTCGCGGTGGTGCATAATGGCATAATAGAGAACTACAAGGAGCTGAAGGACGAGCTTATCGCCGCCGGCCATGTTTTCAAGAGCCAGACAGACAGCGAGGTAATCGCGCACTTGTTCGAAGGTGCCAAGGGCGACGCCCGGCAGGCCATGCTTTCCGTGTGCAGCAGGCTGCGCGGATCTTATGCGTTTGTCGCGGTATTCAAGGACGGCACGATAGCAGGGGCAAGGTGGGAAGAGCCCCTGATAGTGGGCATAGCAGATTCTGAATATTTCCTCTCAAGTGACGTGCTTGGGTTCATCAAGTTTACGGACAAGGCGGTGTTCCTTGAGAACGGCGATATCGTGATAATCGACGGCAGCAAAGACCTCCAGCTGTACGATGTCGAAGGCAAGCCGGTGAGCAGGGCGGTGTCCCCCATAGCGTGGGAGCTTGGGGCGGCCGACAAGGGGATATACGCGCACCATACCCTCAAAGAGATCAACGAGCAGGGCAAGACCATAACAGGCGCGCTGGCGGCAAACCACCAAAAGCTGGGCGAGTTTGCAGGCATCATTTCTGGCGCCAAGCACGTGTACCTGACTGGAAGCGGCACGAGCAGCCACGCGGCAATGGTGGGCAAGCAGTTGTTTTCCAAGTATGCAAAAATAAAGTCTGACGTGATAATTTCAAGCGAGTTCCAGTACGCGCTTGACATGATAGATTCCGGCTCTGTCCTGATTGCCATTTCGCAGAGCGGCGAATCCGCAGACGTCCTGCAGTCTGTCAAGAACGCAAGGCAGCGCGGCGCAAAAATCCTTTCAATAGTCAACGTCTCCACCTCGTCCCTTGCCCGCGCAAGCGACCTGTTCCTAGACATCGGCTGCGGGCCCGAAATAGGCGTGGCCGCGACAAAGAGTTTTACCGCCCAGCTTGCGGTGCTCTATTCCATCGCAGGCCAGCTATCATCATCAGAAAACAAGGAGATCTTTCAGGGATGCGACATTGCCCCTGCGATAGACAAGGCCCTTGCGCTGTATCCCGCAGTAGCGCGCGTGGCCGAAGTCCTCAGCACCGTCAACGACATTTACCTGCTTGGGAGGTTCCTGCATTACCCGATCGCGCTAGAGGGCGCGCTGAAACTCAAGGAGCTTGTCTACGTGCATGCAGAGGGAATAGCCGCAGGAGAGCTCAAGCACGGCCCGCTTGCACTCATGGACAAAGGAACCCTTGTGATCCTGATAAACCCCACCGACAACACGTTTATGGACACGCTTTCCAACGCGCATGAAATGAAGGCAAGGGGAGCCACCATCGTCGGGGTTTCCGACCAGAACAACGAGCTGTACGACTATTGGATCCAGCTGCCCAAGGTACAGGATGTGTTCTACCCCCTCGTAGAGGCGATCCCGCTGCAGATACTTGCCTACTGTATGGCGGTCGGGAAAAAAGTCGACCCAGACTATCCGCGCAACCTGGCAAAATCAGTGACGGTCAAGTAA